The DNA region AAAGAAAAGAGATTACAAGTAAGTGTATTTATGTCTCCTATAAATGTACATGTGACAAGATATCCAATTAGTGGTAAAGTGGCATTTAGTAAATATCATCCTGGTAAATATCTAGTGGCATGGCATCCTAAAGCTAGTACAGAAAACGAGCGCACAACCGTAGTTGTAGAAAATCCTATTTACGGTAAAGTTTTATACAGACAAATTGCAGGTGCATTAGCAAAGCGAATTGTTAACTATGCTAAACAAGATGATGATGCTGTACAAGGTACAGATTCTGGATTTATAAAATTTGGCTCTAGAGTAGATTTATTTTTACCTTTAGACACTAATATTAAAGTTACATTAAATCAAAAAGTTAAAGGAGGCGAAAGTATTATTGCCGAAATTTAAACACTAATGACTCCTGAAGCATTAAATAAGAAGTTTGAAGACGCTGTAGATTGTATTAACAATCATACAGAACCTTTTCCTGCAGATTTTCTTCTTAGGCTTTACGCCTACTATAAAAAAGCCACAAACGATTATGGCAGACCTAATAGTAGAAAGCAAATAATTAATGCCTTTAAAACAAATGCCTTATTTCAGATAAAAAATATAACTCCAGAAGAGGCAAAAGAAAAATACATTGAATTAGTAAATAACTACTTCTTATATAGAAAATAATAATGATAGATCTAAACACCTTATTAAATCCTTGTATATTATGTGGTGTTGTTTTCTCTATTGTTGGTGCAATATTATTCTATTTTCCGCCAAAAGAAATTAATTTAATTTATGGCTATAGAACCATTAGATCTATGAAAAATCAAGAATCTTGGGATTTTGCGCAAAAGTTTTCTTCTAAAAAAATGATTATTTCTGGTGTACTACTTACTTTAATAGGTTTAATAATATCAATTATTTCACTTGATAATCAACTACAATTATATGTAAGCCTATTATTAATAGGCTTATCATTATTTTGGATGATTTTCACAACAGAAAATCAATTAAAAAAACGTTTTTAATCCTTTAGTCTACCAATAGATAACTTAATGGTTTTCCTGTTGCTCCATTAGGAAAAGTAATACCTAAAAGTGCCGATATGGTTGGTGCTATATCTGGAATTGTTGTATAATCGTTAGTACTTCCATTTAATATTCCGTTACCATAAAATAATAACGGCACATGAGTATCATAATTTAAAGGAGAACCATGTGTAGATCCTGTATGACTGTATTGGATTACTGCAGGATCTAAAACAAACAATACATCTCCAGAACGTTTTTGGTTAAATCCATTTTGTAATAATACTTCTATCCCATTATTAAATTGTGTAGTAGCCATAGTTGTAGCTGTATAAGCTTTATCTACTCCAGGATAATTTATAATGTGATTTACAATACGGTTTTGAACAAGAGTTAAATCTAAATTTAAACTAGCAATCTTATCATGATCTAAAAATATTTGCTGATTACTAATATTTTTAATCCAATTAGACAACTTATGTCCTTCTACTTCTAAGGTATCTAAATAAGCTTTAAAATCTTTACCATTAAAGTATCCAGCTGGTATTTTTACACTTTTTAAATATGCTGGCACATTAACAGCGCCGTGATCTGCAGTTAGAAAAACCGTATAATTTCCTGAGCCTACTTGCTTGTCTAAAGCATAAAGCAACTGCTCTATTTCTAAATCTAATCTAATGTAAGTGTCTTCAATTTCTTTACTATTAACACCAAAATTGTGTCCAACGTAATCTGTACTAGAATAACTTACAGTTAATACATCTGTATAATTGTCTTGACCTAATAATTCGCCTTTTAAAGCAGCTATAGAAAATTCGGTTACAAGACTATTTCCGTAAGGTGTAGATTTTAAAATATCATAACCTCTATTTGAAGCACTTAAAGTTTTTAAATCATAAGGAAAAGTTGCGGTTTCTTTTCCATAAAATCCGCCTTCAAAATC from Mesoflavibacter profundi includes:
- the pafA gene encoding alkaline phosphatase PafA; its protein translation is MRAILSVCIIFLILACQSQKQVVTSNTNNVTTTDLDKPKLVVGIVVDQMRYEYLTRFENKYGNGGFKRLINNGFNCKNNHFNYVPTYTGPGHASVFTGATPKTHGVIANNWYDKYSDSFVYCAGDTTVQSVGTLDKAGQMSPHRMKTTTFADENRLFTQMKGKTIGISIKDRGAILPAGHSANAAYWFHGKDEGQFISSTYYFDQLPQWVKTYNATNPAEKYLKDWNTLYDISTYTESGSDLNDFEGGFYGKETATFPYDLKTLSASNRGYDILKSTPYGNSLVTEFSIAALKGELLGQDNYTDVLTVSYSSTDYVGHNFGVNSKEIEDTYIRLDLEIEQLLYALDKQVGSGNYTVFLTADHGAVNVPAYLKSVKIPAGYFNGKDFKAYLDTLEVEGHKLSNWIKNISNQQIFLDHDKIASLNLDLTLVQNRIVNHIINYPGVDKAYTATTMATTQFNNGIEVLLQNGFNQKRSGDVLFVLDPAVIQYSHTGSTHGSPLNYDTHVPLLFYGNGILNGSTNDYTTIPDIAPTISALLGITFPNGATGKPLSYLLVD
- a CDS encoding phosphatidylserine decarboxylase family protein is translated as MFHKEGYKIIAITFLFIAISAVLADKFVVALWLKYVIFFALFVILFLILQFFRNPKRNTVLNDNTVVSPVDGKVVVIEEVYEPEYFKEKRLQVSVFMSPINVHVTRYPISGKVAFSKYHPGKYLVAWHPKASTENERTTVVVENPIYGKVLYRQIAGALAKRIVNYAKQDDDAVQGTDSGFIKFGSRVDLFLPLDTNIKVTLNQKVKGGESIIAEI
- a CDS encoding acyl-CoA-binding protein gives rise to the protein MTPEALNKKFEDAVDCINNHTEPFPADFLLRLYAYYKKATNDYGRPNSRKQIINAFKTNALFQIKNITPEEAKEKYIELVNNYFLYRK
- a CDS encoding SdpI family protein, which gives rise to MIDLNTLLNPCILCGVVFSIVGAILFYFPPKEINLIYGYRTIRSMKNQESWDFAQKFSSKKMIISGVLLTLIGLIISIISLDNQLQLYVSLLLIGLSLFWMIFTTENQLKKRF